The following is a genomic window from Aedes albopictus strain Foshan unplaced genomic scaffold, AalbF5 HiC_scaffold_605, whole genome shotgun sequence.
TGGGTCAaaacccccccagagccaaaatttgtggaacaaatttccagtataagactcattgtgatgaaaaaaaaatttcggctgcgccgctattttgaacCTACGGCTCAAATTGATTGtatatttttacgaaatgtgaatGTAGAAAAAAGGGATTATTGAACATCGAAaccccctcccagagcaaatttctggctacgccactgttcagttcatatgtacaacacagtaactaaGAAAGTTTAGTTGGCGTTTACATTCACATTAAATGTTAGTTGGtctttacacattttagtgctgagcagtttaaGCGTATCCAGAGTTCAGATAAATAcctaataaaaaattaaaatgaatAATACATTTACTCTTCAATTACAGGAATACGTTCTAAGAGCGCAGCGTGGACCATACCCTGAAAACAGTTGGCGTATACTAAGGCGTTACAATGACTTCGCTTCGCTTAACAAATGCTTACAAATATCAGGAATTGATTTGTCATTTCCCGGCAAGAAGTTCATTGGTAAAATTGTTGTAGTTTTTATCGTTCAAAATAGTCCTAATCAAATTTATTTTCCAGGTAATATGCGCCCTGATTTCATAGCTGAGCGGTTAATTGCATTACAGGAGTTCTTAAATCAAGTACTAATGAATCCCATTTTGGCATCCTCATTACCGACCAAAAAGTTCATCGATCCGGACAGCTATTCGACGCCGTTCCATGGTACGTCTTTTGGAATGACAGCAAAACGACTGAGACTACAtttaatcggatttttttttctctttaaaaAATTGCTACATTTGTATTTTTGCttcaatttatcatttttttatgtTCCACAGATCTTGCTCTGCAATATGCATCAATGTGTTTACGTACGGACGGCGTCTTCACGCTGGGTCAATCATTGGGCCCGATAGGATGGCGTCTGCGGAAGCACTACTTCAAAGTGGTGCACAAACCGCAAGGAAATAAACACTCACCGGGTCACTCCAACACCAAACATCATCTGATCAAATCGAGTTCGCAATCGCACGGCAAACAGCATACGACCCAGGTTTGTGTAACAACGTCAACGGAGAAGGATTACAACACGAAAGAAAGCGGAAAGGATGATCTGATTCTGACGTGGACAGAGTTTGGCCCGGATAAGTACATTGACGAGAAGGAGATTCACAATGTGCTGAAGAACTTTGGCAGCGTGCAACATCCGTACATTGCTCCAATAGAGTATATCGCTTCGAACGACAATGGAGCGCTGGTCATACGCAAGTTTTACAAACAGGGCAGTCTCAAGGATGTCCTTTGTGCGGCGTCTCCTTGTAATCCGTTCTTGTCGAAATACGGTAGCCCCAAGGGTCGAGCTCCGTTGCCACTGAAGGAGCTGGCACTGTATGCGCGACAGATTTTAGAGGCTATTCGGTTTTTGCATTCGAAAGGGATGGCTTGTGGGCACGTGCATTGCGGCAATGTATTGATTGTCGACGGAGTGGCACGCCTAATGGACGTAGAAAACTTCATTTTTGGGGTGCCCTCGTTCTATCGGCCATTCTTTGTGCAGCACAGCAAGATAAACACATGTGAGGCTATTGACGTGTATGGGTTTGGGCATCTCCTGTACGAGATGTGCATGGGGTACCCCTTGCAAGACTCCTACGCCAGACAAATCCTTGACTGTCCAGATAGTTTAAGTAAGTAGCTTATTTTACTGACGTCAACTGAAATCAGCACTATCAACATTTTTATTTTACAGAGGCACTGCTGGAATCAATTCTCTCCAAGGATGCATGCAAATCGGCTCTTCCAACGTTAGATCAACTGGCCGCGCACCCTTTCTTCGGGGAGTACGCTGCGAGTTTCAACGATCAGTACGCGATGGCGATTGCTGCCCAGAAGCCCCACCTTAAATTTTCAACCAATGCCAAAGAACAGCTGAAGCTTGCGATCCAGAAAACGGAGAACCGGGTTCGAGATGAGCAAAAATCGGTGAAAAATCAAAAACGTCTAGTCAGGGTGCAGGAGATGATGACTTCCGAGGAGGAGAAGAAGAAAATCAAGCATAAGGCGGTAAGTTTGATGAGCGAAAACATTAAAATCTAATCCTATTCTCGTGGTGCATAGTATAAATGGTTGAACATTTTTCGACAAACACTGAGTCAATTTGGTTCATTAATTCTCCGTATTCCTGACATCAAGTTTTCACTCTGACTCATTAGATTCCCCAAGCGATGACTTAATCAACTTATCGTTTATCTAGTCGTGAGTTCCCACTGGGGCACATGGATTTCTTTACgcaatttaaatttcaattcgTCTGTCGAACAagtgtttctgttgtgtacatGGACGTCAATGAGTAATAACAAAAGATTTTCACTATCAGGGCTCACGATgttcactatttatttatttattcattatgaATTCATCATTCATTGAATGTTACTTATAGTAATTTAAGACTTAATTGAATGCATTGAATGTTTGATGAGGCTTCTGAATAGCATTGAAGACATTCCAAACTCGAACAAATATGCCACATTATTGATGGCGCTTATAATAGAGGACATCGGTTATTTATATTCATGCACTGAACGATGAAATGGTGTAGCCAGTATCCGTTCGAGACTTCTGCATTGGATCCAGTTGAGAGCTTTCAGAGATAACCTTGCGAGAAGATGTGGACTGTTTTTATCGCAGCAGTGACAGCCAGTTGAATGATTCGGCGTTGCTTAAGTGTTTCAATTTCAATTAAGTAATACCGGTCAACGTAAAGTGGCAGATTGGTACGATCCCTCCTCGTGTTGAAGTTCTTGGCCGAATTCCTCGAAGTTTGTTGATATCTAGATGCCAAGATTATGGACAAACTTAAATCCAAACTCTTACCCCATCATAGAAGCGTGTATAACAGTTACTTATCGGGAATTTTATAGCTCCCTTTCCCTTCTGCTATCACGCTATTTATACATTTTTTAAAGCGTTTGTTTCTCTGTGAGTACCGTGACtgtacctaattccgttcacttaagGCGATGAACTAAGTCTAATAGCTGTAGAAAATACATGTTCTGCATTAAGTGACTGTAATTGTGCAACGCTGTTTCATTATGTCTCTATACTGCTAGAAAAATACAACCAAGGTTGCCAGCACTCCACTTATTTTGAAAATGGCCGCTATTTAAAACAAGTTGTTGTTCCTTATTCCAATTAGTAtgatcctaattccgttcacttgtGTTCCTTATTCCGGTCACTCCAAGTAATTATCAAGTTGACAAAATAATCATATTATCATAGGTTGTTAtagttatatttatattttatatgtcgaaatacatttatttacttatcaaaacatgttagttctataataatttgaagTAATAGCATTGGATTGTTTTAATGTTGTTGCGTTTTTGAGCGCTTCCTGGGAAAACTAcaaaattccaccagactgaaacagtgtcgaatgtcgcgtcaaagtcgggtcaaattttatcgaatgttggaccaATGTTGGGCCCACATcgaataactgttgggtctatgttgggtttggagaccaaaataaaaacaggtcaatgataggtttatgtcgggtttgacgtcatctatAAATTTTAAACCTACGACACCACAATTTATGCTTGCTAGCTGGGGTTACCAATAAATGATATGAACTAAACATCAATCGTCAGGAAGCCTTGACTGATGCTGGAGTtggttgtttcgattgtactgcaGTTTTTTCATAGTTTCCTTTGGATTTATATGGTGATTGGAATTAGGAGCAAGTACAACCTGTAGTATCCTAATTCCGGTCATGTGCCTTTTTCATTTCTAGCATCAGGAGTCTTCTTCGAAAAGTTGATTTGatgttaaatttataaaaataagtcCTTTATTGTTCTGCTTTGGTGCTATTTTAATTGATTTTGttaatatttcaatgaaaatacattaaatatataaattgatgcaattcacaggtccgcaaaagaaaaaaagtagaatggcgGCCGATTGGAAAATTAATGGCATTTAATGTATTTTCACATTAATACACAAGAAACCCTTTAACTTTTTGATTATATTCTGGCGTGGACATACttattgaaaattacaaaaatcaatTTGCTAAAGATTTGCGACAATTTCGGCAAATACTCGGTGTTTTGATtcgtgtgaacggaattaggagctGATTGGAATTAGGCGCGGTCACGGTACACAGAATCAAATACAAATCAATGCACAAACATCTACATCCGAATTTAATTATTGTCAATCAGATATTTATTTTAAAATGGacaaccagggatgggaacactcacttgcaaagagttacattcacttgctgttttctcagctcagaagcgtgcaatctcaaactttgtcgaatagagtagggatcGCTTATGAATcataaagtcgtgacagagctgtgaaagcgactctccacgaggtgagtgtaaattacattcacatcgtggagagttgctttcgcagctccctcacgaattcagtatgcgtgtgcgacccctactctattcggcaaacttttagacaaaatcacaaggcaaaagtcgtccatacatcgtgttttgattgcacgcttctgagctgagaaaactgcaagtaagtgtaactctttgcaagtgagtgttcccatccttgtggaCAACTTTATCTTCTTTACCAAAACTTCGATATTTGTTCAATACATTTTATCTATGGTTAAAAAAAACAAGTCAAACACATTTGTCATCCGGCAATTACAATTTCCACTTCTTACTTAAATTCCATAACAGAAACAGGAACAACGACAGGCAAAGCTGCGCGCTCAAAATTCGCTGCAACTGAACAATGGACCTCCGCAAATGGTCACGGTGAGCGCGAGTTCCGGATCGGCTGGTGCTGTTATGGTCAAGTCGGACAGCGCCAACAGTATTGTCTCACCACACGATGCGGCGCTAATGTCACCCCCACCGCATGCAACCGACAGCGGAGGCAGCGCTTCGTCTCCTTTGCCGCCTCCATCTGCACCACCGATTCCTCCGCCATCGTCTCTGCCACTATTCGAACAGGCCACTGCGTCGGGTTTGGGATCCTCTTCCAATGGGAGGCATTTGGTCAAGTCAATTTCCGGAGACGATCACAGCAGCTCCAACCGCAGTGCCCTGTTGGAATCCATTTGTAACTTCAACAAAAGTGGTCTCAAGAAGATTAACATAAGCGACTAGTGAGATATGACTTTCGAAAACAGTTGGATGTGTAGATTCATATATCCTATTGATCGAATATTGGGTAAAACTAGGCAGTAAGCTTGTGTAGGAAATGTAATATCCTCCTCTTCTAGCGTGCGATCCAAACTGAACACTATGCAACCACATCCAAAAACTACAACATAACAAACTAGCAAGCATTAAACTGAAGGAAGTGTTTTGGACCAATTTTTTCGTACTCTATAGATAAACTTTAAAGATAACTACAAACAACTCGTAGATAACCGAAATCCAACAGGAATTGTTTAATCGAATGGAATCGTCGAAAGTCGTTGCAAGATTGAGCTGTAAAGATGGACAGATCACATGCTTTACTAGGTGGTATGTTCCCAGTGTTTTGATTTATATGTTTTACTATGGTTTCCTGATGCTTGGAAActgttttttaattttattttgttgACAGTGTTTTTGTGGAATACTACCACCGTATACCCATCAATCAAAGACTCTAGGACAAAATCAAATTAACAAATACGAATGGAATGTCGATGATAAATAAACTTATTGAATAGCAAACAAACTTCGGATCAAATACTAATGGGACGATCTTAATCGAAATGGATA
Proteins encoded in this region:
- the LOC109430545 gene encoding PX domain-containing protein kinase-like protein, coding for MAIFEKRLEQKVVLDDTEPITCTIETAQNIDGHTEYVLRAQRGPYPENSWRILRRYNDFASLNKCLQISGIDLSFPGKKFIGNMRPDFIAERLIALQEFLNQVLMNPILASSLPTKKFIDPDSYSTPFHDLALQYASMCLRTDGVFTLGQSLGPIGWRLRKHYFKVVHKPQGNKHSPGHSNTKHHLIKSSSQSHGKQHTTQVCVTTSTEKDYNTKESGKDDLILTWTEFGPDKYIDEKEIHNVLKNFGSVQHPYIAPIEYIASNDNGALVIRKFYKQGSLKDVLCAASPCNPFLSKYGSPKGRAPLPLKELALYARQILEAIRFLHSKGMACGHVHCGNVLIVDGVARLMDVENFIFGVPSFYRPFFVQHSKINTCEAIDVYGFGHLLYEMCMGYPLQDSYARQILDCPDSLKALLESILSKDACKSALPTLDQLAAHPFFGEYAASFNDQYAMAIAAQKPHLKFSTNAKEQLKLAIQKTENRVRDEQKSVKNQKRLVRVQEMMTSEEEKKKIKHKAKQEQRQAKLRAQNSLQLNNGPPQMVTVSASSGSAGAVMVKSDSANSIVSPHDAALMSPPPHATDSGGSASSPLPPPSAPPIPPPSSLPLFEQATASGLGSSSNGRHLVKSISGDDHSSSNRSALLESICNFNKSGLKKINISD